The Erwinia sorbitola nucleotide sequence CACAATACGCTGCTGGCTCTGGGCAACCCGACTGACCTCTCCATTGAAGCGATTCGCAGCCTGCGTACCAGCCTGCACTTTGCCATGATGGAAGCTAAAAACAACATTCTGATGATTACCGGTGCCAGCCCGGGAATAGGTAAAACCTTTATCTGTTCTAACCTCGCAACGCTGGTGGCGAAAGCCGGTCAGAAAGTGCTGTTTATCGATGGCGATATGCGCCGCGGCTACACCCATGAACTGCTGGGTGCCGAGAGCAAAAAAGGTCTGTCGAATATTCTGTCCGGTAAGACGCCGTTCAGTCCGGATCTGGTTCAGCACGGTGATTACGGCTTTGATTTTATCGCCCGTGGTCAGGTGCCGCCAAACCCGTCTGAACTGCTGATGCATAGCCGTATGCAGGAGCTGCTTGAGTGGGCCAGCAGTAATTACGACCTGGTGTTAATCGATACGCCGCCGATTCTGGCTGTCACCGATGCGTCTATTATCGGTAAGCTGGCAGGCACCTCATTAATGGTAGCGCGTTTCGAAACCAACACCCTGAAAGAAGTGGAAATCAGCTACAAGCGCTTCGCCCAGAACGGTATCGAAATTAAAGGGGTTATCCTTAATGCCGTCGTCCGTAAGTCAGCTAATGCCTATGGTTATGGCTATGACTATTACGACTACAGCTATAAGCAGGATGCAAAAAGCTAACTGACCCTGAGGAACCTTTCAGCCACGCGTTGGGAGGTTCCTTCTTTTATAGACTGTTTTTTTGGACGAATAAGGTGCCTGGCAATGAAGGATATTTTCTTTTCCATCGTCATTCCTGCATATAATGCATCCGAATCTATCGTGACAACGCTGGATTGTGTGGCGGCGCAGAGTTACCAGAATTTTGAAGTGATCATCATTGATGATAAATCTGCCGATGCCGATAAACTGGCGGCAGTGGTGCAGTCAGAACGTTACAGCCAGCTGAAGATTAATCTGGTGCTGTCGCAGGAGAAGTTAAACGGTTCCGGTGCACGTAATAAAGGCATCGAACTGGCGACCGGCGATTACATCAGCTTCCTTGATGCCGATGATGAGTGGCATAAAGATAAGCTACTGGAAAGCCTGAAGCTGATTAATCAGCTGGAAGGGCAGGGCAAGCAGAAGTTTATTATCTACAGTCAGGTGAACATTATTCAGGATGGCAACTTCCTGAAAGTGCTGCCGTTGCAGCAGGTAGGACGCCATGAAACCGTCGCTGAATATCTGTTTGGCTGCTATGGCTTTATCCAGACCAGCACCATCGTGCTGAAGCGTGAATATGCGCTGGAAATTCGCTTCGATCAGAAGTACATCCGCCATCAGGATTACGACTTCTGTATCCGTGCTGACAAACTCGGCTACGAGTTCGTGATGATTGCCCAG carries:
- a CDS encoding glycosyltransferase family 2 protein, whose protein sequence is MKDIFFSIVIPAYNASESIVTTLDCVAAQSYQNFEVIIIDDKSADADKLAAVVQSERYSQLKINLVLSQEKLNGSGARNKGIELATGDYISFLDADDEWHKDKLLESLKLINQLEGQGKQKFIIYSQVNIIQDGNFLKVLPLQQVGRHETVAEYLFGCYGFIQTSTIVLKREYALEIRFDQKYIRHQDYDFCIRADKLGYEFVMIAQPLANYHLVTKFGSKHKGESVKYSFFWLENMKPYLTRRDIHTYKAYKLPLRYKMDGKSFQASLSFARYFFLTNKDNRTYFLNRVKDKLRARLGGK